A part of Marinobacter psychrophilus genomic DNA contains:
- a CDS encoding DksA/TraR family C4-type zinc finger protein, with protein sequence MAGGWARDGAVQDQIDASVEDAVNKARSSLGKGDSLTHCEECGREIPEARQAAVPGVRLCIQCQTELEKQQGKSGGVNRRASKDSQLR encoded by the coding sequence ATGGCCGGAGGGTGGGCACGGGATGGCGCCGTGCAAGATCAGATCGACGCCAGCGTTGAAGACGCGGTTAACAAAGCTAGAAGTAGCCTGGGTAAGGGCGATAGCCTGACCCATTGTGAAGAATGCGGCCGCGAAATACCTGAGGCCCGGCAGGCTGCAGTACCGGGTGTGCGCCTGTGTATACAGTGCCAAACCGAGCTGGAAAAGCAGCAGGGCAAAAGTGGCGGCGTTAACAGGCGCGCCAGTAAAGACAGCCAACTGCGCTGA
- a CDS encoding mechanosensitive ion channel family protein produces MILPHIKGQPMDSRLFTAPFFALIIGVALLCLAATATQAQGLSLPAIPGLPGSSQEEQKKTASAEELSQSLEITIQALQDDSSREDLIKQLRTLQQGLQAQAIEDQRNSPTQQGLLGALAEFFDDLTRSGGAAGESLGRWKVNFDNALSASKGLIAAASFKVVAETAIGLALGAALLYSLSRLARVLFIRRDWPLEMPRRAKPWMLMAHFSRRIIPWILTLVGLFLLLGLRMLAISDTAQSTVLVLAYISLCGRLLTSLFDVMISVFSSGHRTAAVAILHKRTLFPLFIIGAMFALEDALGSAELVSQLGADLASTLALVFSMFGALLAIFVIIRNRRPITHLIRNQPYNQRKNQGVWRELVGLLARLWHIPLLLAIGASMVAVFAKGGSGDAALGKALIVSLVLIVTLAAQGVVGIQKSSARHKSLSTFSRRLVKFGYRLLQIALWLAFFEIALQVWDLSLLGLADKPSLSAGLADSLFALTVTGLVASLTWTFADELLERAVRRGDRKKRLRAARAQTIVPILRTTILIIIVVVAFLVSLSIVGVDVTPLLAGAGIIGLAVGFGAQTLVQDLITGLFIVVEDSMSVGDFVEINGFMGTVEGFNLRTVRLRDLEAVVHHITFSKISSIHNMSRQFGIALIKIRVPPDLPIDDAIKLMTDTAEELRADPAMRWLIWSPLEMQGIHAFEDGCPVLRMRMRTKPEYQWDVSRAFNLLLKRRMEDLYLDVAAPRISVQMEAEGGARAPGRGGKAVNMENQN; encoded by the coding sequence ATGATACTACCGCACATAAAAGGCCAACCCATGGATTCCCGTTTGTTCACGGCACCATTTTTTGCGCTTATTATAGGTGTTGCGCTGCTGTGCCTTGCGGCCACCGCAACCCAGGCCCAGGGGTTGTCGCTGCCAGCAATTCCGGGGCTGCCCGGATCGAGCCAGGAAGAACAGAAAAAAACGGCTTCTGCAGAAGAATTGAGCCAGTCACTTGAAATTACCATTCAGGCCCTGCAAGACGACAGCAGCCGCGAAGACCTGATCAAACAGCTGCGAACTCTGCAACAGGGCCTGCAGGCGCAAGCCATTGAAGATCAGCGAAACTCGCCCACTCAGCAGGGCCTGCTGGGGGCGCTGGCGGAATTTTTTGATGATCTTACACGCTCTGGCGGTGCTGCTGGTGAGTCACTGGGGCGCTGGAAAGTCAATTTTGATAACGCGCTGAGCGCCAGCAAGGGACTGATAGCCGCTGCCTCATTCAAGGTGGTAGCAGAAACCGCCATCGGGCTGGCACTGGGGGCGGCGCTTTTGTACAGCCTGTCGCGCCTGGCCCGAGTGCTGTTTATTCGCCGCGACTGGCCGCTGGAAATGCCCCGGCGCGCTAAGCCGTGGATGCTGATGGCGCATTTTTCACGCCGGATAATCCCCTGGATTCTGACACTGGTTGGCCTGTTCCTGCTGCTGGGTCTGCGCATGCTGGCTATTTCAGACACCGCGCAAAGCACCGTTCTGGTGCTGGCTTATATCAGCCTGTGCGGTCGCCTTTTGACATCACTGTTCGATGTCATGATTTCGGTTTTTTCCAGCGGCCACCGAACCGCCGCTGTTGCTATTTTACATAAGCGTACGCTGTTTCCGCTGTTCATTATCGGTGCCATGTTCGCTTTGGAAGACGCTCTCGGATCGGCAGAGCTGGTGTCGCAGCTCGGCGCCGACCTGGCCTCTACTCTGGCACTGGTGTTCAGCATGTTTGGTGCCCTGCTGGCAATCTTCGTGATTATCCGCAACCGCCGCCCGATCACCCATCTGATACGCAACCAGCCTTATAACCAGCGCAAGAATCAAGGCGTATGGCGGGAACTCGTCGGCCTACTGGCACGGCTCTGGCACATTCCGTTATTGCTGGCGATTGGCGCCTCTATGGTGGCTGTTTTTGCCAAAGGCGGTTCAGGCGATGCGGCCCTGGGCAAGGCGCTTATTGTTTCACTGGTATTGATTGTCACCTTGGCAGCGCAGGGCGTTGTCGGCATTCAGAAAAGCAGCGCCCGCCACAAGTCCCTGAGCACCTTCAGCCGGCGCCTGGTGAAATTCGGCTATCGCCTATTACAAATTGCGTTATGGCTGGCATTTTTTGAAATAGCACTGCAAGTATGGGATCTGTCCCTGCTAGGGCTGGCCGACAAGCCATCCCTCAGTGCTGGCCTGGCAGACAGCCTGTTTGCGCTGACGGTTACCGGGCTGGTCGCCAGCTTGACCTGGACCTTTGCCGATGAGCTTCTGGAGCGTGCTGTACGCCGTGGCGACCGCAAAAAACGCCTTAGGGCAGCGCGCGCTCAAACCATCGTTCCCATTCTCCGCACCACCATTTTGATCATCATTGTTGTGGTGGCCTTTCTTGTCAGCCTTTCCATTGTTGGGGTAGACGTTACGCCGCTGCTGGCCGGTGCCGGTATTATCGGTCTGGCGGTCGGTTTTGGTGCCCAGACGCTGGTACAGGATTTAATCACCGGGCTGTTTATTGTGGTGGAAGATTCAATGTCGGTGGGCGACTTCGTAGAGATCAACGGTTTTATGGGCACGGTAGAAGGCTTCAATCTACGCACCGTGAGGCTGCGGGACCTAGAAGCGGTGGTACATCACATTACCTTCAGCAAAATCAGCTCGATTCACAATATGTCACGGCAGTTTGGCATTGCGCTGATCAAGATCCGGGTACCGCCAGACCTGCCTATTGATGACGCCATCAAGCTGATGACTGACACCGCAGAAGAACTGCGTGCGGATCCCGCCATGCGCTGGCTGATCTGGTCGCCCCTTGAAATGCAGGGTATTCACGCGTTTGAAGACGGTTGTCCGGTTTTGCGCATGCGTATGCGCACCAAACCAGAGTACCAGTGGGATGTGTCACGAGCGTTCAATCTATTGCTAAAGCGACGTATGGAAGACCTGTATCTGGACGTGGCTGCACCGCGCATAAGCGTACAAATGGAGGCCGAAGGCGGCGCTCGTGCGCCGGGTCGCGGAGGCAAAGCCGTCAATATGGAAAATCAGAATTAA
- the ahpF gene encoding alkyl hydroperoxide reductase subunit F, translated as MLDAKLKDQLKGYLDNVKQPIELAAALDDSAKASELYELLQEIDALSDMITLREDGDSDVRRPSFAINRVGTDIGVRFAGIPMGHEFTSLVLALLQVGGHPSKATPELIQQVQELDGNFEFETYFSLSCQNCPDVVQALNLMSVLNPSVKHTAIDGALFQAEVEEREIMAVPSVYLNGKLFGQGRMKLEEIVAKLDTNTDAREADKIRQKGIFEVLVIGGGPAGSAAAVYAARKGITTGIAAERFGGQVADTMGIENLISVPYTEGPKLVAAMEQNVIEYGVEIMNMQRAEKLIPATKPGMPHEIRMANGASLKARTLVLSTGARWRQLGVPGEDKYRNKGVAYCPHCDGPLFKGKRVAVIGGGNSGVEAAIDLAGIVGHVTLLEFGAELRADEVLQRKLRSLKNVDVAVSAQTTEVTGANGKVNGLDYTDRNSGKNVHVELEGVFIQIGLLPNTEWLKGDIELSKHGEVVINERNETSIPGVFAAGDATTVPYKQIVISMGEGSKAALSAFDFLIRNSADE; from the coding sequence ATGTTAGACGCCAAGCTGAAAGACCAGTTGAAAGGTTACTTGGACAATGTAAAACAGCCCATTGAGCTGGCTGCGGCGCTGGACGACAGTGCCAAAGCTAGCGAGCTGTATGAGCTGCTGCAGGAAATCGACGCGTTGTCTGACATGATTACTCTGCGTGAAGATGGCGACTCTGACGTGCGTCGCCCGTCATTTGCTATTAACCGTGTTGGTACTGACATAGGTGTGCGCTTTGCCGGTATCCCTATGGGCCACGAGTTTACGTCACTGGTTTTGGCATTGTTGCAGGTGGGTGGACACCCTTCCAAGGCCACTCCCGAGTTAATCCAGCAGGTACAGGAACTGGACGGCAATTTTGAATTTGAAACTTACTTTTCGCTGTCATGCCAGAACTGTCCGGATGTGGTGCAGGCGCTGAACTTGATGAGTGTGCTGAACCCAAGCGTGAAGCACACCGCCATTGACGGCGCCTTGTTCCAGGCCGAGGTGGAAGAGCGTGAAATCATGGCGGTGCCCAGCGTGTACCTGAACGGCAAGCTGTTTGGCCAGGGCCGTATGAAGCTGGAAGAAATTGTAGCCAAGCTGGACACCAACACCGACGCCCGTGAAGCTGATAAAATTCGCCAGAAGGGCATCTTTGAAGTGTTGGTAATCGGCGGTGGCCCCGCAGGCTCCGCAGCGGCTGTTTACGCGGCCCGTAAAGGCATCACCACCGGCATTGCCGCTGAACGTTTTGGTGGTCAGGTTGCTGACACTATGGGCATTGAAAACCTGATTTCCGTGCCCTACACAGAAGGCCCCAAGCTAGTGGCCGCGATGGAGCAGAACGTCATAGAGTATGGTGTGGAGATCATGAACATGCAGCGGGCCGAAAAGCTGATTCCAGCGACAAAGCCGGGCATGCCTCATGAAATTCGTATGGCCAACGGTGCCTCGTTGAAAGCCCGCACCTTGGTGTTGTCTACCGGTGCCCGTTGGCGCCAGCTGGGTGTTCCCGGTGAGGACAAGTACCGCAACAAGGGCGTGGCTTACTGCCCGCACTGCGACGGCCCATTGTTCAAAGGCAAGCGCGTAGCCGTCATTGGCGGCGGTAACTCAGGCGTGGAAGCCGCCATCGACCTGGCCGGTATTGTTGGCCACGTAACCTTGCTGGAATTTGGTGCCGAATTGCGCGCTGACGAAGTGCTGCAGCGTAAGCTGCGCAGCCTGAAGAACGTGGATGTCGCGGTATCGGCCCAGACCACTGAAGTGACCGGTGCCAACGGCAAGGTAAATGGCCTGGACTACACGGATCGCAACAGCGGTAAAAATGTTCACGTAGAGCTGGAAGGCGTGTTCATACAAATCGGCCTGTTACCCAACACCGAGTGGCTGAAAGGCGATATCGAACTCAGCAAGCACGGTGAAGTAGTCATCAACGAGCGCAACGAGACCAGTATTCCTGGCGTATTTGCCGCCGGTGATGCTACCACTGTGCCCTACAAGCAGATTGTGATTTCCATGGGTGAAGGTTCCAAAGCGGCCCTGAGTGCCTTTGACTTCCTGATTCGCAACTCTGCTGACGAATAG
- a CDS encoding cold-shock protein: MSTVTGTVKFFNEAKGFGFITREGGPDVFVHYSSIQGGGFKTLAEGQQVEFTVTQGQKGPQAENVVAV; this comes from the coding sequence ATGTCTACAGTTACCGGTACCGTTAAGTTCTTCAATGAAGCAAAAGGTTTTGGCTTTATCACTCGTGAAGGCGGCCCCGACGTATTTGTTCACTACAGCTCTATTCAAGGTGGCGGATTCAAGACCTTGGCTGAAGGCCAACAGGTTGAGTTCACTGTTACTCAGGGCCAGAAAGGTCCTCAGGCAGAGAACGTTGTAGCTGTCTAA
- a CDS encoding thiol-disulfide oxidoreductase DCC family protein — MPAKPILFYDGECPLCRREIDHYRKVDKQSRIDWQDIFASDTTLAQYQLSHTDAMKVIHAVDSAGTLQSGAHAFVVVWQELPGYRHLATILKKLHLVGLVNRAYLVFARLRFRSRCKQGCQLPPR, encoded by the coding sequence ATGCCCGCAAAACCGATTTTATTCTACGATGGCGAATGCCCGTTGTGCCGCCGCGAGATTGACCACTACCGCAAGGTCGACAAGCAATCACGCATCGACTGGCAGGATATATTCGCCAGCGACACGACCTTGGCCCAATACCAGCTTAGCCACACAGACGCGATGAAAGTTATTCACGCAGTAGACAGCGCAGGCACGCTGCAGTCCGGTGCTCACGCGTTTGTGGTGGTGTGGCAAGAACTTCCGGGCTACCGTCATTTGGCGACAATATTGAAGAAACTGCACCTAGTTGGCCTGGTGAACCGAGCCTATCTGGTGTTCGCCCGCTTGCGCTTTCGTTCGCGCTGCAAGCAGGGCTGTCAGTTGCCACCGCGCTAA
- a CDS encoding TRAP transporter small permease, producing MSTRPPKCWPEAWLASVALIAICLISLGNVIVRYTTNASFAFTEEFSVFFLVLVTFAGAAVAARNNQHIRIELIEHHLPAPFRTAVYIVQWAMGVTVFAIIAWYGSVFAWQEYQWESLSPGLGLPNWIYVIWLPLMALAIIVRMTQSLIDRLRGKADPEIIHES from the coding sequence ATGTCTACCCGCCCCCCTAAGTGCTGGCCCGAAGCCTGGCTCGCGTCTGTTGCCTTGATTGCGATCTGTTTGATCAGCCTTGGCAACGTGATTGTACGCTATACCACCAATGCGTCTTTTGCCTTTACTGAAGAGTTCTCGGTGTTTTTTCTCGTTCTGGTGACTTTTGCGGGCGCTGCGGTAGCGGCGCGCAACAACCAGCACATTCGTATTGAGCTGATCGAACATCACTTGCCGGCGCCTTTTAGGACAGCCGTGTACATAGTGCAATGGGCAATGGGCGTGACAGTGTTTGCCATTATCGCTTGGTACGGCAGTGTGTTTGCTTGGCAGGAGTACCAGTGGGAATCGCTGTCACCCGGGCTGGGTTTGCCCAACTGGATTTACGTGATTTGGCTGCCGCTCATGGCGTTGGCCATTATTGTACGCATGACTCAGAGTTTGATAGATCGACTGCGCGGTAAAGCCGATCCGGAGATTATTCATGAGTCCTGA
- a CDS encoding putative RNA methyltransferase yields the protein MTITPFNHLICPLDGQSLLMQQNSWRCANGHSFDNARQGYVHLLPVQNKRSLAPGDSKEMVAARQRFLSAGHYQPIAAAVVQSVAEALNAVGSGAEHPPGTKESFACLDAGCGEGYYLRQLDACLSGQKHQQQLSLVGLDISKPAVLAAAKQSKTTRWLVASNANIPLADVSLGCILSLFGFPVYPEFRRVLRPGGRVMVVDAGPDHLRELREVIYPVLKPEVDKPNASEAPPGFQTIGRQTINFSLALVGEGAIADLLAMTPHFYRAKAEGLARAAALGELDVTVDVRLTVLEVTPGDGASAPSAAGK from the coding sequence ATGACCATAACGCCATTTAACCACCTTATTTGCCCGTTAGACGGACAATCCCTGCTAATGCAGCAAAACAGTTGGCGTTGCGCCAACGGACACAGTTTCGATAACGCCCGCCAGGGCTATGTACACTTACTGCCGGTGCAGAACAAGCGGTCACTGGCCCCGGGTGATAGTAAAGAAATGGTGGCGGCACGCCAGCGCTTTTTAAGTGCCGGGCACTATCAGCCGATAGCCGCTGCGGTTGTGCAATCGGTCGCGGAAGCATTGAACGCTGTGGGCTCGGGTGCTGAGCACCCGCCAGGCACAAAAGAGTCTTTTGCCTGTTTAGATGCGGGTTGCGGCGAAGGCTATTATTTGCGCCAGCTTGATGCGTGCTTGTCGGGTCAGAAACACCAACAGCAGTTGTCGCTGGTAGGCTTGGATATTTCAAAACCGGCGGTTCTGGCAGCGGCAAAACAGTCAAAAACAACGCGATGGCTGGTCGCCAGCAACGCCAATATACCGCTGGCTGACGTGTCTTTGGGCTGCATTTTGAGCCTGTTCGGGTTTCCAGTGTATCCGGAGTTCCGGCGGGTGCTGCGCCCTGGCGGCCGGGTAATGGTTGTCGACGCGGGGCCGGATCATTTGCGCGAATTGCGAGAAGTCATTTACCCGGTACTCAAGCCCGAGGTCGACAAACCCAACGCCAGTGAAGCGCCTCCCGGCTTTCAGACAATAGGGCGGCAGACGATTAATTTCAGCCTTGCATTGGTCGGCGAAGGCGCCATTGCCGACCTGTTGGCCATGACCCCTCACTTTTATCGCGCCAAAGCCGAGGGCCTGGCCCGCGCCGCTGCGCTTGGCGAATTGGACGTAACAGTGGATGTACGGCTGACGGTGCTGGAAGTCACACCGGGTGACGGCGCCAGCGCTCCAAGCGCTGCCGGGAAATAA
- a CDS encoding DUF1499 domain-containing protein, which yields MSSLSQPHRRGGKWPVLCAWLAVTALIAAGALMTTSGTAFRMEWIALGDAFSWLRMGAQLAAVAAILGIVSLLVAGLCKRWGAALTGAVVAVVAVTMIAMPVQMQQRAQTVPPIHDITTDMDNPPAFVALANARETAPNAVDYPGVETARQQRASYPMLQPVTLAVPMARVQTAARDLIAARDWQLAEASPTTLEATAITLEATASTRWFGFKDDVVIRLTDTSDGVRVDMRSASRLGKSDLGTNAERIQDFLEDLQRAVR from the coding sequence ATGTCATCGCTTTCACAACCCCATCGTCGCGGTGGCAAGTGGCCTGTACTGTGCGCCTGGCTGGCAGTCACCGCACTAATTGCCGCCGGTGCTCTAATGACAACGTCCGGGACAGCATTTCGCATGGAATGGATTGCCCTGGGCGATGCCTTTAGCTGGCTGCGAATGGGCGCGCAGCTGGCGGCGGTGGCCGCCATACTGGGCATAGTGAGCCTCTTGGTTGCCGGCCTGTGCAAGCGCTGGGGTGCGGCTTTGACCGGAGCAGTAGTCGCCGTGGTGGCAGTTACGATGATTGCGATGCCAGTACAAATGCAGCAGCGGGCACAAACAGTACCGCCTATTCACGACATTACCACCGACATGGACAATCCTCCGGCGTTCGTGGCCTTGGCCAACGCCCGTGAAACTGCGCCCAACGCTGTGGATTATCCCGGCGTTGAGACCGCGCGCCAACAACGGGCTTCTTACCCCATGTTGCAGCCCGTCACACTGGCGGTACCCATGGCGCGAGTGCAAACAGCGGCACGGGATCTGATTGCTGCCCGCGACTGGCAACTGGCCGAGGCCAGCCCAACAACCCTTGAAGCAACAGCCATCACTCTTGAAGCGACAGCCTCTACCCGCTGGTTCGGTTTTAAAGACGATGTGGTGATTCGCCTGACCGACACCAGCGACGGCGTGCGTGTAGACATGCGCTCCGCCTCACGCCTGGGTAAAAGCGATTTGGGCACGAATGCCGAACGAATACAGGATTTCCTGGAAGATCTACAACGCGCGGTACGCTGA
- a CDS encoding DUF3581 domain-containing protein, with amino-acid sequence MFLERFHCEKDGRVYISAAQASLFAKEVAGDFNPIHDPDARRFCVPGDLLFAVVLWRFGLSTNMTFHFRALLGKDVPLEFCEGADGTIQVCDQAGKVYLEVARSGDITTNKVFIEEFTLGYVAASGKNFPHTMKPLMESNGVMFNPDRPMVMYDSMTVTLDSLHAASPELELHNATLEANGKRGQVTLEYRLMSGDQALGTVSKRLVLGGLRPYCADAMADVVEQFYRLKARGVSYGTDIAST; translated from the coding sequence ATGTTTCTAGAACGTTTTCACTGTGAAAAGGATGGTCGCGTATACATCAGCGCCGCCCAGGCCAGCTTGTTTGCCAAAGAAGTGGCCGGGGACTTCAACCCCATTCACGACCCGGATGCCCGCCGCTTTTGCGTGCCAGGGGATTTACTGTTCGCTGTCGTACTTTGGCGTTTTGGCTTGTCGACGAATATGACCTTCCACTTTCGCGCCCTGCTGGGTAAAGACGTGCCCCTGGAATTTTGCGAAGGCGCCGATGGCACTATTCAGGTGTGCGATCAAGCAGGCAAGGTGTATCTGGAAGTCGCCCGCAGTGGCGACATAACCACCAACAAAGTGTTTATCGAAGAATTCACCTTGGGTTACGTGGCGGCTTCGGGCAAAAACTTCCCGCACACCATGAAGCCTTTGATGGAATCCAACGGCGTGATGTTCAACCCGGACCGGCCAATGGTCATGTACGACAGTATGACCGTAACATTGGATAGCCTGCATGCAGCGTCACCGGAACTTGAACTGCATAACGCCACCCTGGAAGCCAATGGCAAGCGTGGTCAGGTAACTCTGGAGTATCGCCTGATGTCTGGCGACCAGGCGCTGGGCACCGTATCCAAACGGTTGGTGCTGGGCGGCTTGCGCCCCTACTGTGCAGATGCCATGGCCGATGTGGTCGAACAGTTCTACCGCCTGAAAGCCCGCGGTGTCAGTTACGGCACCGACATCGCCAGTACCTGA
- a CDS encoding DctP family TRAP transporter solute-binding subunit, whose translation MLKRCTLIAAAAGALLFGSIAHAQYKDEYTVSTVLPSAFPWGQAADKWVELVNERSEGRINMKIYSNSQLVSGDQTKEFSAMRSGLIDMAVGSTINWSPQVPELNLFSLPFLMPDYSAIDAITQGEVGEAVFAAIQKRGVTPLAWGENGFRELSNSKRAISEPADVEGLKIRVVGSPLFQDTFNALGANPTQMSWADAKPALTTGAVDGQENPLSVFDVARIDQVGQEHLTLWHYMADPLVFAVNNRIWATFSADDQALLKQAAIDAGQWEIEKSRSELDATLAAIKERGVTVTELTPTQRDAFINATQSVYQEWSPRIGEDLIKKAQQAVADRQQ comes from the coding sequence ATGCTGAAACGTTGCACGTTAATTGCCGCCGCCGCAGGCGCGCTTTTGTTTGGGTCTATTGCCCACGCTCAATACAAAGACGAGTACACCGTATCTACCGTGTTGCCATCGGCCTTTCCCTGGGGTCAGGCGGCCGACAAATGGGTAGAGCTGGTGAACGAGCGCTCGGAAGGGCGTATCAACATGAAAATTTACAGCAACTCCCAGCTGGTGTCTGGTGACCAGACTAAAGAATTTTCTGCCATGCGCTCCGGACTGATTGATATGGCGGTGGGCTCTACCATCAACTGGTCACCCCAGGTGCCGGAACTGAATCTGTTCTCGCTGCCGTTTCTGATGCCGGATTACTCCGCCATTGATGCGATTACCCAGGGCGAGGTCGGCGAGGCCGTTTTTGCCGCCATCCAGAAACGTGGTGTAACGCCTTTGGCCTGGGGCGAAAACGGTTTTCGTGAACTGTCTAACTCCAAGCGCGCGATCAGCGAGCCGGCAGACGTTGAGGGCTTGAAAATCCGCGTGGTAGGTTCGCCATTGTTTCAGGATACCTTTAATGCTCTGGGCGCCAACCCCACTCAGATGAGCTGGGCCGATGCCAAGCCGGCGCTGACCACTGGTGCTGTGGACGGCCAGGAAAACCCCCTGTCGGTGTTTGATGTGGCGCGTATTGATCAGGTAGGGCAGGAGCACCTGACCCTGTGGCACTACATGGCAGACCCGCTGGTATTTGCTGTTAACAATCGGATTTGGGCGACATTCAGCGCCGACGATCAGGCCTTGTTAAAGCAGGCTGCAATAGACGCCGGCCAATGGGAAATTGAAAAGTCTCGCAGTGAGCTGGACGCCACTTTGGCCGCCATCAAAGAGCGCGGCGTGACCGTCACCGAACTGACGCCGACCCAGCGCGATGCGTTCATCAACGCTACCCAGTCGGTCTACCAGGAATGGTCACCGCGGATTGGTGAAGATCTGATAAAGAAGGCCCAGCAAGCCGTCGCTGACCGTCAGCAATAA
- the ahpC gene encoding alkyl hydroperoxide reductase subunit C, giving the protein MGIINSEIKPFNATAFKEGEFVEISEADVKGKWSIFFFYPADFTFVCPTELGDVADKYEELQKMGVEVFSVSTDTHFTHKAWHDSSETINKIQYYMVGDQSGNITNNFGVMREGQGLADRATFLIDPDGVIQAVELTAEGVGRDASELMRRVRAAQYVRKHPGEVCPAKWQEGEATLSPSLDLVGKI; this is encoded by the coding sequence ATGGGTATCATTAACTCGGAAATTAAACCTTTTAACGCAACTGCTTTCAAAGAAGGCGAGTTCGTTGAGATTTCTGAAGCAGACGTAAAAGGCAAGTGGTCTATATTTTTCTTTTACCCGGCTGATTTTACGTTCGTATGCCCCACCGAGTTGGGCGACGTAGCTGACAAGTATGAAGAGCTGCAAAAGATGGGCGTTGAAGTGTTCTCTGTGTCCACAGACACCCACTTCACTCACAAAGCTTGGCACGACAGCTCTGAAACCATTAACAAGATTCAGTACTACATGGTTGGCGATCAGTCCGGCAACATCACCAACAACTTTGGTGTGATGCGTGAAGGCCAAGGCCTGGCAGACCGTGCTACTTTCCTGATTGATCCAGATGGTGTCATTCAGGCTGTTGAGCTCACCGCGGAAGGCGTTGGTCGTGATGCGTCCGAGCTGATGCGTCGGGTTAGGGCTGCTCAGTACGTGCGCAAACATCCGGGCGAAGTTTGCCCCGCCAAGTGGCAGGAAGGCGAAGCGACACTGTCTCCTTCACTGGATTTGGTTGGCAAAATCTAA
- a CDS encoding TRAP transporter large permease, giving the protein MSPDLLMIASFMVALLLGVPVAMALGLGGAVGIVAGLSPDMLATFGTNTYNSVAKYPLIAIPLFILTGLIFERAGVAASLVRFAQAIIGPRHGGLTVVAVLVCLIMGGMSGSGPADAAAVAMVMLPSMRKAGYPQPFSATLIAASSSTAILIPPSIALILYSIVVPGVDLRALFAAGVFPGILAGLSLLIPAMYFSRKYRWEDPKTSERPPFWPSFKAALPALFAPVIILGGLRSGLFTPTEAAVVAVTYGVIVGCLIYRNLSLRGLYDLVTDAAVTSGVVMLIIALAGIFAWAGTTLGTFQHLADALLSLSDNGWVLLGLVMLLVLLAGMLLDAVSIYLILIPIVLPLMNHFGWNPVWFGILLAMNIAIGQFTPPVAVNLMVTTRIASIRLEHTLGWALVFVVAMGVSLLLVALVPGIALWLPDKLGFVVGPW; this is encoded by the coding sequence ATGAGTCCTGATCTGTTAATGATCGCCAGTTTTATGGTGGCGCTGCTGCTGGGTGTGCCCGTGGCCATGGCCTTGGGGCTGGGCGGCGCAGTAGGTATTGTGGCCGGGCTGTCGCCAGACATGCTGGCCACCTTTGGCACCAACACCTACAACAGCGTGGCGAAGTACCCGCTGATTGCCATACCGCTTTTCATACTAACCGGTTTGATTTTTGAACGGGCTGGTGTCGCCGCCAGTTTGGTGCGCTTTGCCCAAGCTATTATCGGCCCGCGCCACGGTGGCCTGACCGTTGTTGCCGTGCTGGTATGCCTGATTATGGGCGGCATGAGTGGCTCCGGCCCAGCCGATGCGGCCGCCGTGGCTATGGTGATGCTGCCCAGCATGCGCAAGGCAGGCTATCCGCAGCCGTTTTCTGCCACGCTGATTGCGGCATCGTCGTCTACCGCCATTCTGATTCCACCGTCCATCGCGTTGATCCTGTATTCCATTGTGGTGCCGGGGGTAGATTTGCGCGCGCTGTTTGCCGCCGGTGTGTTCCCCGGTATTCTGGCGGGGCTGTCGCTGCTGATACCGGCAATGTATTTTTCTCGAAAATATCGCTGGGAAGATCCGAAAACTTCGGAGCGTCCACCTTTTTGGCCCAGCTTTAAAGCGGCCTTGCCGGCTTTGTTCGCGCCGGTGATTATTCTGGGTGGCCTGCGTTCCGGTTTGTTCACACCCACCGAAGCCGCGGTGGTGGCGGTTACCTACGGGGTGATTGTGGGCTGCCTGATCTATCGCAATTTGAGCCTGCGTGGGCTTTATGATCTGGTGACCGATGCTGCGGTTACCTCCGGCGTGGTTATGCTGATTATCGCTTTGGCGGGTATTTTTGCCTGGGCTGGCACCACTTTGGGCACCTTTCAGCATCTGGCGGATGCGTTATTGTCGCTGTCGGACAACGGCTGGGTGCTGCTGGGGCTGGTGATGCTGCTGGTGTTGCTGGCGGGTATGTTGCTGGACGCGGTATCCATTTACCTGATTTTGATTCCCATCGTGTTGCCGCTCATGAACCACTTTGGCTGGAACCCGGTGTGGTTCGGTATTCTGCTGGCCATGAACATTGCTATTGGTCAGTTTACTCCGCCGGTTGCAGTGAATTTGATGGTTACTACCCGTATTGCCAGTATCCGTCTGGAGCACACCCTGGGTTGGGCGCTGGTGTTCGTTGTCGCTATGGGCGTAAGCCTGTTGCTGGTCGCACTGGTGCCGGGCATTGCGCTGTGGCTGCCCGACAAGCTTGGCTTTGTGGTTGGGCCTTGGTAA